Proteins encoded in a region of the Cheilinus undulatus linkage group 8, ASM1832078v1, whole genome shotgun sequence genome:
- the LOC121514188 gene encoding fucolectin-1-like, which translates to MKHSTALLLHLLLGSCSAYTYQNVAIRGKATQSTQADSTYSMAGNAIDGNRDHDLNSGSCTHTLSQTNPWWRVDLLDSYIVTSLIITNRGDSAAERLDGAQIHIGNSLDHNGVANPQVAVIPHIPAERFLKIPLTKLVEGRYVTVTLTGHDKILSLCEVEVYGYRAPTGENLALKGKATQSSFYDAEGVAYNAIDGNRNNDRAVGSCTHTKHDFGPWWRLDLINTHRVFSVKITNRRDSRFSSRLNGAEIRIGDSIDNNGNSNSRCAVIENILAGVTVEFQCNGMDGRYVNIVIPGRHEYLTLCEVEVYGSVLY; encoded by the exons ATGAAACACAGCACGGCTCTGCTCCTGCATCTCCTCCTGGGCTCATGTTCAGCCTACACTTACC AAAACGTGGCCATACGTGGAAAAGCAACCCAGTCAACCCAGGCTGACAGCACATATTCAATGGCTGGCAATGCCATCGATGGAAACCGAGATCATGACTTGAACTCTGGATCATGTACGCACACTTTATCCCAGACCAACCCCTGGTGGAGAGTAGACCTGCTGGACTCCTACATCGTCACCTCCCTCATCATCACCAACAGAGGAGACAGTGCTGCAGAGAGACTCGACGGGGCCCAGATTCACATTGGAAACTCTTTAGATCACAATGGAGTAGCAAACCCACA gGTTGCAGTAATCCCTCATATTCCAGctgaaaggtttttaaaaattccctTAACCAAACTTGTGGAGGGACGTTATGTGACTGTGACTCTGACTGGACATGACAAGATCCTTAGCCTCTGTGAAGTGGAAGTGTACGGATACCGTGCACCAACAG gAGAGAACCTTGCACTCAAAGGAAAAGCCACACAGTCATCATTTTATGACGCAGAAGGCGTTGCATACAATGCCATTGATGGGAATCGTAACAATGACCGGGCTGTTGGGTCCTGCACTCACACCAAACATGACTTTGGTCCCTGGTGGCGACTGGATCTGATAAATACCCATAGAGTGTTTTCTGTTAAGATCACAAACCGCAGAGATTCCCGGTTCTCCTCACGACTGAACGGAGCAGAGATTCGTATTGGAGATTCTATTGACAACAATGGCAACAGCAATTCCAG GTGTGCTGTGATTGAAAACATCCTGGCGGGTGTTACTGTTGAATTCCAGTGTAATGGGATGGATGGTCGCTATGTAAACATCGTTATCCCTGGTAGACATGAGTACCTGACCCTGTGTGAGGTGGAGGTTTATGGCTCTGTCCTGTATTAG
- the LOC121513978 gene encoding fucolectin-1-like → MKHSTALLLHLLLGSCSAYTYQNVAIRGKATQSTQYVNAFSMASNAIDGNRDHNFSSGSCTHTSSQTNPWWRVDLLESYIVTSLIITNRGDCCAERLDGAQIHIGNSLDYNGVANPQVAVIPHIPAGRSLKITLTRLVEGRYVTVTLTGREKILSLCEVEVYGYRAPTGENLALQGQAAQSSLHSTGFAYHAIDGNRASHWSQASCTHTVSEYNPWWRLDLGKTHKVFSVNITNYRNAPLWINGAEIRIGESLDNNGNNNPRCAVIQSIAGGFTENFTCNGMDGRYVNVVVTGRTTYLSLCEVEVFGSRLD, encoded by the exons ATGAAACACAGCACGGCTCTGCTCCTACATCTCCTCCTGGGCTCATGTTCAGCCTACACTTACC AAAACGTGGCCATACGTGGAAAAGCAACCCAGTCAACCCAGTATGTCAATGCATTTTCAATGGCCAGCAACGCCATCGATGGAAACCGGGATCATAACTTCAGCTCTGGATCATGTACGCACACTTCATCACAGACCAACCCCTGGTGGAGAGTAGACCTGCTGGAGTCCTACATCGTCACCTCCCTCATCATCACCAACAGAGGAGACTGCTGTGCAGAGAGACTCGACGGGGCCCAGATTCACATTGGAAACTCTTTAGATTACAATGGAGTAGCAAACCCACA GGTTGCAGTGATCCCACATATTCCAGCTGGAAGGTCTTTAAAAATTACCCTAACCAGACTTGTGGAGGGACGTTATGTGACTGTGACTCTGACTGGACGTGAAAAGATCCTTAGCCTCTGTGAAGTGGAAGTGTACGGATACCGTGCACCAACAG GAGAGAATCTGGCACTCCAGGGACAAGCTGCACAGTCGTCTCTACATTCTACTGGCTTTGCATATCACGCCATAGATGGGAATCGTGCCAGCCACTGGAGCCAGGCCTCCTGTACTCACACAGTCAGTGAGTATAACCCCTGGTGGCGACTGGACCTGGGCAAAACCCATAAAGTGTTTTCTGTTAACATAACCAACTACAGAAATGCTCCCTTATGGATTAACGGAGCGGAGATCCGCATTGGAGAGTCCCTTGACAACAATGGCAACAACAATCCCAG GTGTGCTGTGATCCAGAGTATAGCTGGAGGTTTCACTGAAAACTTCACCTGTAACGGGATGGACGGCCGCTACGTTAACGTGGTCGTTACTGGAAGAACAACGTACCTGTCTttgtgtgaagtggaggtcttTGGATCCAGACTGGATTAG